From a single Bacillus pseudomycoides DSM 12442 genomic region:
- a CDS encoding ribonuclease J, translating into MSTVENALSIFALGGVNEIGKNMYAIQYSNDIVVIDCGSKFPDESLLGIDLIIPDTTYLQENKDKIRGLVVTHGHEDHIGGIPYLLKQLNVPIYATKLTIGLIGIKLKEHGLQNLTQLFVIDSESVIEFGSISLTFFKTNHSIPDCLGIAFYTPEGTVVHTGDFKFDLTPVNNQYPDIHKMAKIGSGGVLALLSESTNAERPGFTPSERSVGERIEEAFIKARRKVIVSTFASNVNRVQQVVDAAIKTNRKLALLGRSMVNVVSVALEQGYLNIPEGMLIEANEINQMDPERVAILCTGSQGEPMAALSRLASGNYRQVDILSEDTVILAATPIPGNERNVSRIIDNLFLLGANVIYGSGSSTGMHVSGHAYQEELKLMLTLMKPKYFIPIHGEFRMLHHHSLLAESVGVKKENIYVISNGDVVDIKNQVAWKSRRIPAGNIYVDGLGIGDVGNAILRDRKQLSEDGMLVIVITLSKTEGKIISGPDMISRGFVYVRDSEEFLQRINQLVVTTINNLQKENVSQWNVLKKEIREVLGQFVYSHTKRKPMILPIIIEV; encoded by the coding sequence TTGAGCACAGTAGAAAATGCACTATCCATTTTTGCTTTAGGTGGAGTAAATGAAATAGGGAAAAATATGTATGCTATACAATATTCAAATGATATTGTGGTAATTGATTGCGGTTCTAAGTTTCCAGATGAAAGTTTATTAGGAATTGATCTGATTATCCCGGATACTACATACTTGCAAGAAAATAAGGATAAAATTCGCGGTTTAGTTGTTACACATGGACACGAAGATCATATTGGCGGTATCCCGTATCTATTAAAACAATTGAATGTACCAATTTATGCAACAAAATTAACAATCGGTTTAATTGGAATTAAATTAAAAGAACATGGGCTTCAAAATTTAACGCAATTATTTGTTATTGATTCTGAATCGGTTATTGAATTTGGTTCAATAAGCTTGACGTTTTTTAAAACGAATCACAGTATTCCTGACTGCCTTGGTATTGCTTTTTATACACCAGAAGGTACTGTAGTACATACAGGCGACTTCAAATTTGATTTGACTCCTGTAAATAATCAATACCCAGATATTCATAAAATGGCTAAAATCGGAAGTGGTGGCGTTTTAGCTCTGCTCTCTGAAAGTACGAATGCAGAACGCCCTGGATTTACTCCATCAGAACGATCTGTAGGTGAGCGCATTGAAGAAGCGTTCATCAAAGCTCGTAGAAAAGTCATTGTTTCTACATTTGCTTCTAATGTTAATCGCGTACAGCAAGTGGTAGATGCGGCTATAAAAACGAATAGAAAGCTTGCTTTGCTTGGGAGGAGTATGGTTAATGTAGTGTCTGTTGCTTTAGAACAAGGTTATTTGAATATTCCTGAGGGAATGTTAATAGAAGCAAATGAGATCAATCAAATGGACCCAGAAAGGGTAGCTATTCTTTGTACTGGAAGTCAAGGTGAACCTATGGCTGCTTTATCCCGTTTAGCCAGTGGAAACTATCGACAGGTAGATATCCTATCTGAAGATACTGTCATTTTAGCCGCAACTCCTATCCCAGGAAATGAACGTAATGTTTCACGTATTATAGATAATTTATTTTTATTGGGAGCCAATGTTATTTATGGATCGGGCAGTTCAACGGGAATGCATGTTTCTGGACATGCCTATCAAGAAGAATTAAAATTAATGCTTACTTTAATGAAACCTAAATATTTCATTCCTATTCATGGTGAATTTAGAATGTTACATCATCATAGTCTATTAGCAGAGTCCGTTGGTGTTAAGAAAGAGAATATTTATGTTATTAGTAATGGTGATGTTGTTGATATAAAGAATCAAGTCGCTTGGAAATCCAGACGAATACCTGCAGGAAATATATACGTAGATGGATTGGGTATTGGAGATGTTGGAAACGCAATCTTACGCGATCGTAAACAGCTTTCTGAAGATGGTATGCTTGTTATAGTTATCACACTTAGTAAAACAGAAGGGAAAATTATTTCTGGTCCGGATATGATTTCTCGTGGATTTGTATATGTTCGTGATTCGGAAGAATTTTTGCAGAGGATTAACCAATTGGTTGTAACAACCATTAACAATTTACAAAAAGAAAATGTTAGTCAATGGAATGTTCTTAAGAAAGAAATAAGAGAAGTACTTGGACAGTTTGTATACTCACATACAAAAAGAAAACCAATGATTCTTCCTATAATAATTGAAGTTTAA
- a CDS encoding response regulator has product MFYYIVDDDEVFRSMLSQIIEDGDLGEVVGEAEDGAFVEVDQLNFKKVDILFIDLLMPIRDGIETVRHIAPSFTGKIIMISQVESKQLIGEAYSLGVEYYITKPLNKIEVVSVVRKVMDRIRLERSIQDIQKSLNNVFQWEQPQVRNEPLLEEKKIMDSGRYLLSELGIAGENGSKDLLSMLEYLLGQEKEKTFEYGFPALKDIFHYITVKKLGGAASETEIDKERKASEQRVRRAIYQSLNHLASLGLTDFSNPKFESYAPKFFDFTIVRKRMTEMTKEELATSGHTRINTKKFIQVLYFEAKRLMEVE; this is encoded by the coding sequence GTGTTTTATTATATCGTAGATGATGATGAAGTATTCCGCTCTATGCTATCACAAATTATTGAAGATGGTGATCTTGGAGAAGTAGTGGGAGAAGCGGAAGATGGTGCTTTTGTTGAAGTAGATCAGTTGAATTTTAAAAAGGTAGATATTTTATTTATTGATTTATTAATGCCAATTCGCGATGGCATTGAAACAGTACGTCATATTGCACCGTCGTTTACAGGAAAAATAATTATGATTTCTCAAGTTGAGTCGAAACAATTAATTGGAGAAGCGTATTCTCTAGGTGTTGAATATTATATTACAAAACCATTAAATAAAATTGAGGTTGTATCTGTTGTGCGAAAAGTGATGGATCGTATTCGTCTGGAGCGATCTATACAAGATATTCAAAAATCACTGAATAACGTCTTTCAATGGGAACAACCGCAGGTGCGAAATGAACCGTTGCTAGAAGAGAAGAAGATAATGGACTCAGGTCGCTATTTATTATCAGAACTTGGTATTGCTGGAGAGAATGGAAGTAAAGATTTACTTAGTATGTTGGAATATTTATTGGGACAAGAAAAGGAAAAAACATTTGAATATGGTTTTCCAGCATTGAAAGATATTTTTCACTATATTACGGTCAAAAAATTAGGTGGTGCAGCCTCAGAAACGGAAATTGATAAAGAAAGAAAAGCTTCAGAACAAAGGGTGCGCCGAGCGATTTATCAGTCATTAAATCATTTGGCCTCTCTGGGTTTAACTGATTTTTCAAACCCTAAATTTGAAAGCTACGCTCCGAAATTTTTTGATTTTACCATTGTTCGTAAACGTATGACAGAAATGACGAAGGAAGAACTAGCAACTTCCGGGCATACGAGAATTAATACGAAGAAGTTTATTCAAGTGTTGTATTTTGAGGCGAAAAGGTTGATGGAGGTAGAATAG